From Syntrophales bacterium, a single genomic window includes:
- a CDS encoding arginine deiminase family protein: MMVFKKNRLIWICEIFFVIFLITLFSANIYAQTAKVGQKAEWEYPKKILMHTPGDEIFMGVLHPEAALYEKPFSLKIADAEHLKYIERLRKRGAEVYRVVDMLLKGTIDKQGRPTPSPELDALRRFAGEFLKFDSSAIEEPDKSRQKKYKKEILSKLTPYELIKIILQRPTIHLHQTDKNTGMSATYEVSPVMNLYFLRDQMITTAKGVVIAKMNSVQRAPETKIIKFVLKKMGITPIYEVKGTGRLEGGDYFSAGEVALIGQGLRTNAEGIKQLLDNQVFGTPLVAVVKDNWENQEEMHLDTYFNIISSKLAVMIDFRMNVPGKEPELKGISTKVDVYRLDDEGYKLVIKNRDFQQYLEKDLGYTIIPVSRKDQNLYGINFLTVAPNKILGIDGVSKEYKDTLKKNGVDAVWMDFGELTKGYGAAHCTTQVLLRENVSKNKDTTTGK, encoded by the coding sequence ATGATGGTATTTAAGAAGAACAGATTAATCTGGATTTGTGAAATATTTTTTGTCATTTTTCTCATAACCCTATTTTCTGCGAATATCTATGCCCAAACCGCAAAGGTGGGGCAAAAAGCTGAATGGGAGTATCCAAAAAAGATTTTGATGCATACTCCCGGAGATGAGATATTCATGGGGGTATTGCATCCGGAGGCAGCACTTTATGAAAAACCATTCAGCCTGAAAATTGCCGATGCCGAACATTTAAAATATATAGAAAGGTTACGCAAACGCGGTGCCGAAGTATATAGGGTTGTCGATATGCTGCTGAAAGGTACCATTGATAAACAGGGACGACCTACACCTTCCCCCGAACTGGACGCGCTTAGAAGATTTGCAGGAGAGTTTCTGAAATTTGACAGTTCTGCCATTGAAGAACCGGACAAAAGCCGGCAGAAAAAATACAAAAAGGAAATTCTCTCCAAGTTAACTCCTTACGAGTTAATAAAGATAATTCTTCAGCGACCTACCATCCATCTGCATCAAACCGACAAAAATACAGGTATGAGCGCCACCTATGAAGTCAGCCCTGTGATGAACCTCTACTTTCTGCGAGATCAGATGATAACCACGGCAAAAGGTGTCGTTATTGCAAAAATGAATTCAGTTCAGAGAGCTCCTGAGACAAAAATCATTAAATTTGTCCTGAAAAAAATGGGGATAACCCCTATCTATGAAGTGAAAGGAACAGGCAGGTTGGAAGGAGGAGATTATTTTTCCGCAGGTGAAGTGGCTCTTATCGGGCAGGGATTACGAACAAATGCTGAAGGGATAAAGCAGCTCCTTGACAATCAGGTTTTTGGAACTCCCCTGGTCGCTGTTGTAAAAGATAACTGGGAAAACCAGGAGGAAATGCATCTCGATACGTACTTCAATATTATCAGTTCCAAGCTTGCGGTAATGATTGATTTCAGGATGAATGTTCCCGGGAAGGAACCTGAACTGAAGGGAATTTCAACGAAAGTAGATGTTTACAGGCTTGATGATGAAGGATATAAACTCGTAATCAAGAACAGGGATTTTCAGCAATATCTTGAGAAAGATCTCGGATACACAATAATTCCGGTCTCACGAAAAGATCAGAATCTTTACGGCATCAATTTCCTGACAGTCGCTCCGAACAAGATTTTAGGAATTGACGGTGTGAGCAAAGAATACAAAGATACGCTAAAGAAAAACGGCGTTGACGCCGTCTGGATGGATTTCGGGGAACTGACGAAAGGCTACGGTGCCGCCCATTGCACAACGCAGGTACTGCTTCGTGAAAATGTTTCAAAAAACAAAGACACGACAACCGGTAAATAA
- a CDS encoding GIY-YIG nuclease family protein: protein MKQWHLYIIRCDDRDLYTGISTDVQRRVAEHVSGNRKAAKYTW, encoded by the coding sequence ATGAAACAATGGCATCTCTATATCATCAGATGTGACGACCGGGATTTATACACCGGCATCAGCACGGATGTGCAGCGACGGGTAGCCGAACATGTCTCGGGCAATCGGAAGGCGGCGAAATACACCTGGTGA
- a CDS encoding arginine deiminase-related protein — translation MVKRIRLFLFVLILFIIGCASGNLIQTTDTVFMVSPDDFAYNKQTAASNVFQHNDTPVLEARNQAMDQFNKMVKKLQSENIRVIHVKSRNDIKTPDAVFPNNWFSTHRNGERGTAIVIYPMATPNRRDEVRVDLLKSKLKENGMKISKVIDLRHYNKQNKALEGTGAMVLDRIHKAAFVSLSPRANKELLEDFCKQLGYRPVIFHSYDKGELIYHTNVMMSVGTDYAVICSESITDKSERKMVLNELKKLGKRIVEISPEQMEHMCGNILQLHTTNGENVIIMSTTAYKNFSRAQKKELEKSGAIIPFDIHTIENIGGGSARCMVAEIFHHSLF, via the coding sequence ATGGTTAAGAGAATACGTCTTTTCTTATTCGTTTTAATTCTGTTTATTATAGGATGCGCGTCCGGCAACCTGATACAGACAACGGATACTGTATTTATGGTTTCTCCTGATGACTTTGCCTATAATAAACAAACTGCAGCTTCAAACGTTTTTCAGCATAATGATACTCCGGTTTTGGAAGCCAGAAACCAGGCAATGGATCAGTTCAACAAAATGGTAAAAAAACTGCAGTCGGAAAATATCAGAGTTATTCACGTAAAAAGCAGAAATGATATTAAAACACCCGATGCAGTTTTTCCTAATAACTGGTTTTCAACACACCGAAATGGAGAAAGAGGTACCGCAATTGTTATATATCCAATGGCTACTCCGAACAGGAGAGACGAAGTTCGTGTTGATCTTTTGAAAAGCAAACTCAAAGAAAACGGAATGAAAATTTCAAAAGTAATCGATCTGAGACATTACAATAAACAGAACAAGGCACTGGAAGGAACTGGCGCCATGGTTCTTGACCGCATTCATAAAGCAGCTTTTGTTTCTTTGTCTCCCCGGGCGAATAAAGAGTTACTGGAAGACTTCTGTAAACAGCTTGGTTATCGTCCTGTGATTTTTCACAGCTATGATAAGGGGGAACTCATTTACCATACAAATGTAATGATGTCTGTCGGGACTGATTATGCTGTGATTTGTTCAGAAAGTATAACGGACAAAAGCGAAAGAAAGATGGTGTTGAATGAATTGAAAAAACTCGGGAAAAGAATTGTAGAGATTTCTCCTGAACAGATGGAGCATATGTGCGGTAATATTCTTCAGCTTCATACCACAAATGGGGAAAATGTGATTATTATGTCTACTACAGCATATAAAAACTTCTCCCGTGCGCAAAAAAAAGAATTAGAAAAATCAGGTGCCATAATTCCTTTCGACATACATACAATCGAGAATATCGGAGGGGGCAGTGCCCGGTGTATGGTAGCAGAAATATTCCATCACTCGTTATTTTGA